In the genome of Myroides phaeus, one region contains:
- a CDS encoding regulatory protein RecX codes for MDSSKPTYISFEDAKRKLEAFCAYQDRCHLEVINKLYNLKVSSNIHDDILVHLIETNFLNEERFACSFARGKHRISSWGKSRIIMELKMRKITPFLIKKALQEIPDDLYFETLNRISHQRWNSINEPNILKKKQKLQAYLYRKGYEMEYIYDCIKQLENDM; via the coding sequence ATGGATTCATCTAAACCTACATATATTTCTTTCGAAGATGCAAAAAGAAAACTTGAAGCTTTTTGTGCCTACCAAGATCGTTGCCATTTAGAAGTTATTAATAAGCTATACAATCTAAAAGTAAGTTCAAATATACATGATGATATACTGGTACATTTAATAGAAACAAACTTCTTAAACGAAGAGCGCTTTGCGTGTAGTTTTGCACGAGGAAAACACAGAATAAGTAGTTGGGGAAAGTCTAGGATAATTATGGAGCTTAAAATGCGTAAAATAACACCTTTCCTAATAAAAAAAGCTCTTCAAGAAATCCCAGATGATTTATATTTTGAAACTTTAAATAGAATTAGTCATCAAAGATGGAATTCAATCAATGAACCTAATATTTTAAAGAAAAAACAAAAGCTACAAGCTTATCTATATCGCAAAGGGTATGAAATGGAATATATTTATGATTGTATCAAACAACTTGAAAATGATATGTGA
- a CDS encoding ribose-phosphate pyrophosphokinase has product MSYFEPDAKIFACAQSVELAEKIAKAYGVELGKVTLSHYSDGEFQPSFEESIRGRRVFLVCSTFPSSDNLMELLLMCDAAKRASARHITAVIPYFGWARQDRKDKPRVPIGAKLVAKLLESAGATRIMTMDLHADQIQGFFERPVDHLYASTIFLPYVKSLNLDNLTIASPDMGGSKRAYAYSKFLSSDVVICYKQRKQANIIDKMELIGDVTGRNVILVDDMIDTGGTLAKAADMMMERGALSVRAICTHAILSGSAYEKIEESAIQELIVTDSIPLKKPCDKIKVLSCAPLFGEVMHNVHSNESISKTFVV; this is encoded by the coding sequence ATGTCATATTTCGAACCAGACGCAAAAATTTTTGCATGTGCTCAGAGTGTTGAACTCGCAGAGAAGATTGCAAAAGCATACGGAGTAGAATTGGGAAAAGTAACTTTATCTCATTATAGTGATGGAGAGTTTCAACCTTCTTTTGAAGAGTCAATTAGAGGGAGAAGAGTTTTCTTAGTATGTTCTACATTCCCTTCATCAGATAATTTAATGGAATTATTGTTAATGTGTGATGCAGCCAAACGTGCTTCAGCAAGACACATTACTGCAGTAATACCTTATTTTGGATGGGCTAGACAAGATAGAAAGGATAAACCACGTGTTCCAATTGGAGCGAAATTAGTTGCAAAATTACTAGAGTCAGCTGGTGCGACACGTATTATGACAATGGATTTACATGCTGATCAAATTCAAGGTTTCTTTGAAAGACCAGTAGATCATTTATATGCATCAACAATCTTTTTACCATATGTAAAAAGCTTAAACTTAGATAATCTTACAATTGCATCACCTGATATGGGAGGTTCTAAAAGAGCTTATGCTTATTCGAAGTTTTTATCTTCTGATGTAGTAATTTGTTATAAACAAAGAAAGCAAGCTAACATTATTGATAAAATGGAGCTTATTGGAGATGTAACAGGTAGAAATGTTATCTTAGTTGATGATATGATTGATACTGGTGGTACTCTTGCAAAAGCTGCTGATATGATGATGGAAAGAGGAGCATTAAGCGTACGTGCTATTTGTACACATGCTATCCTTTCAGGAAGTGCTTATGAGAAAATAGAAGAATCAGCTATTCAAGAGTTAATCGTTACAGATTCAATTCCATTGAAAAAACCTTGTGACAAGATTAAAGTATTAAGCTGTGCTCCATTATTCGGAGAAGTTATGCATAATGTTCATTCAAATGAATCTATTAGCAAAACATTTGTAGTATAG
- a CDS encoding 50S ribosomal protein L25/general stress protein Ctc — MKSITIKGSERESVGKVSTKALRNAGMVPCVLYGGTEPAVHFAAEEKAFKNLVYTPNVHTVVIELENGKKFNAILQDIQFHPVSDSIMHIDFYQLHDDKEITLEVPVKVTGKSKGVMAGGVLNLNLRKLKVKALPANLPDFVEVNISNLDMGNKLYVTDVAVDNYKLLHTDNTVVCQVRISRAAMKAAQEAAKAAKATPKKK, encoded by the coding sequence ATGAAATCAATTACGATTAAAGGATCAGAAAGAGAAAGCGTAGGTAAAGTATCAACTAAAGCCTTACGTAATGCTGGAATGGTACCTTGCGTGTTATACGGAGGAACAGAACCAGCAGTACACTTTGCTGCAGAGGAAAAAGCATTCAAAAACTTGGTTTACACTCCAAACGTACACACTGTAGTAATTGAGTTAGAAAACGGAAAGAAATTCAACGCTATCTTACAAGATATCCAATTTCACCCAGTTTCTGACAGCATCATGCACATCGATTTCTACCAATTACATGACGATAAAGAAATTACTTTAGAAGTTCCTGTAAAAGTTACTGGTAAATCTAAAGGTGTTATGGCCGGAGGTGTATTAAACTTAAACTTACGTAAATTAAAAGTTAAAGCTTTACCAGCTAACTTACCTGATTTCGTAGAAGTAAACATCTCTAACTTAGACATGGGTAACAAATTATACGTTACTGATGTTGCAGTTGATAACTACAAATTATTACACACAGACAACACTGTTGTTTGTCAAGTAAGAATTTCTCGTGCAGCTATGAAAGCAGCTCAAGAAGCAGCGAAAGCAGCAAAAGCTACTCCAAAGAAAAAATAA
- the pth gene encoding aminoacyl-tRNA hydrolase, which produces MKKFLIVGLGNIGVEYIHTRHNIGFKVVDEIANELGGDWQTVKLGSLAEVKIKGRTLLLLKPNTYMNLSGKALQYWMEKEKIPVENVMVVTDDLNLSFGTIRIKAKGSDGGHNGLKSIQGVLNSSNYPRFRFGISDEFKKGQQVDYVLGTWSDEEKEVLPERLKTASKAIQEFALAGLNNSMNTYNGK; this is translated from the coding sequence ATGAAAAAGTTTTTAATTGTAGGATTAGGAAATATTGGAGTGGAGTATATTCATACGCGTCATAATATAGGTTTTAAAGTTGTTGATGAGATTGCTAATGAGTTAGGTGGTGATTGGCAGACAGTAAAGCTTGGTTCTCTTGCAGAAGTCAAAATAAAAGGAAGAACACTATTGTTATTAAAGCCAAATACTTATATGAATTTAAGCGGTAAGGCTTTGCAGTATTGGATGGAGAAAGAAAAAATACCTGTAGAAAATGTTATGGTTGTAACAGATGATTTGAATCTTAGTTTTGGTACAATCCGTATTAAAGCTAAAGGATCAGATGGAGGACATAACGGATTAAAAAGTATCCAAGGTGTTTTAAATTCGAGTAACTATCCACGTTTTAGATTCGGTATTAGTGACGAATTTAAGAAAGGACAGCAAGTAGATTACGTTTTAGGTACTTGGAGTGATGAGGAAAAAGAAGTGCTCCCAGAAAGGCTAAAAACTGCCTCAAAAGCAATTCAAGAGTTTGCTTTGGCAGGGTTAAATAATTCAATGAATACTTACAATGGTAAGTAA
- the aspS gene encoding aspartate--tRNA ligase, with product MYRTHNCGALRASDINTEVTLSGWVSKHRDKGFMIWVDLRDRYGITQLIFDADRTEKAVFEAAKNLGREFVVQVTGKVIERASKNPNIPTGDIEILVESLTVLNESSVPPFTIEDETDGGEDIRMKYRYLDIRRNPVKNNLLFRHKVAQEVRNYLSAQDFCEVETPYLISSTPEGARDFVVPSRMNPGEFYALPQSPQTFKQLLMVGGMDRYFQIVKCFRDEDLRADRQPEFTQIDCEMAFVEQEDVMDTFEGLTKHLLKSVHGIEVDKFPRMTFEEAMRKYGNDKPDIRFGMEFGELNEVAQHKDFGVFNSAELVVGIAVPGAATYTRKEIDALIEWVKRPQVGASGMVYCKCEANGTFKSSVDKFYDQEDLKKWAEATGAKEGDLILVLSGPANKTRAQLSALRMELGNRMGLRKPNEFAPLWVIDFPLFEWDEESERYFAMHHPFTSPKKEDFALLDTDPGKVRANAYDMVLNGNEIGGGSIRIHDKATQEMMFKHLGFTKEEAEKQFGFLMNAFQYGAPPHGGLAFGLDRLVSILGGQETIRDFIAFPKNNSGRDVMIDAPATITPEQLKELHISVNQE from the coding sequence ATGTATAGAACGCATAATTGCGGAGCCTTAAGAGCTTCGGATATAAATACAGAAGTTACCTTATCAGGATGGGTAAGCAAGCATCGCGACAAAGGTTTTATGATTTGGGTTGACTTACGTGACCGTTACGGTATCACACAGTTAATTTTTGATGCTGACAGAACTGAAAAAGCAGTTTTTGAAGCAGCTAAAAATCTTGGCCGTGAGTTTGTTGTTCAAGTAACAGGAAAAGTTATTGAACGAGCTTCTAAAAACCCAAATATTCCAACAGGAGATATTGAAATTTTAGTAGAGTCGTTAACAGTACTTAATGAATCAAGTGTTCCTCCTTTCACAATTGAAGATGAAACTGATGGTGGGGAAGATATTCGTATGAAATACCGTTACTTGGATATTCGTAGAAATCCAGTTAAAAACAATTTACTTTTCAGACATAAAGTAGCGCAAGAAGTTAGAAATTATCTTTCAGCTCAAGATTTTTGTGAGGTAGAAACTCCTTACTTAATTAGCTCTACTCCAGAAGGAGCACGTGATTTCGTGGTACCTTCTCGTATGAATCCAGGTGAGTTTTATGCATTACCTCAGTCTCCACAAACTTTCAAACAATTGTTGATGGTAGGTGGTATGGATAGATATTTCCAAATTGTGAAATGTTTCCGTGATGAGGATTTACGTGCTGATAGACAACCTGAGTTTACACAAATTGACTGTGAAATGGCTTTTGTTGAACAAGAAGATGTAATGGATACTTTTGAAGGTTTAACTAAACACTTATTGAAGTCTGTTCACGGTATTGAAGTAGATAAATTCCCTCGTATGACTTTCGAAGAAGCAATGCGTAAGTATGGTAATGATAAACCAGACATTCGTTTTGGAATGGAATTCGGAGAGTTAAACGAAGTGGCACAACATAAAGATTTCGGTGTGTTTAATAGCGCTGAATTAGTAGTTGGTATTGCTGTTCCAGGAGCTGCAACGTATACACGTAAAGAAATTGATGCACTTATCGAATGGGTAAAACGCCCTCAAGTTGGTGCTTCAGGAATGGTTTACTGTAAATGTGAAGCTAATGGTACTTTCAAATCTTCTGTAGATAAATTCTATGACCAAGAAGACTTGAAAAAATGGGCTGAAGCAACAGGAGCTAAAGAAGGTGACTTAATTTTAGTACTTTCTGGACCTGCAAACAAAACAAGAGCACAATTAAGTGCTTTACGTATGGAGTTAGGTAACCGTATGGGATTGAGAAAACCGAATGAGTTTGCTCCATTATGGGTTATTGACTTCCCTCTTTTTGAGTGGGATGAAGAATCTGAACGTTACTTTGCTATGCACCACCCGTTCACTTCTCCTAAAAAAGAAGATTTTGCATTGTTAGATACTGACCCAGGAAAAGTACGTGCAAATGCTTATGATATGGTTCTTAATGGTAACGAAATCGGAGGAGGTTCTATCCGTATTCACGATAAAGCTACTCAAGAAATGATGTTTAAACATTTAGGATTTACTAAAGAAGAAGCTGAGAAACAATTTGGTTTCTTAATGAATGCTTTCCAATACGGAGCACCACCACACGGAGGTCTTGCTTTTGGATTAGACCGTTTAGTTTCTATCTTAGGTGGACAAGAAACAATTCGTGATTTCATCGCATTCCCTAAAAACAATTCAGGACGTGATGTTATGATTGATGCACCAGCAACAATTACACCAGAACAATTAAAAGAACTTCACATTTCTGTGAATCAAGAATAA
- a CDS encoding MFS transporter: protein MNKSLIALAIGGLAIGMTEFSMMGLLSNLADDLAISIPKAGNFISIYAIGVVVGAPLLVMSSNKYAPHKVLMALMLMFSLFHTLFVLSPGYTTLLITRFMSGLPHGAFFGVGSVVATRLAKPGKEAQAVAIMFAGLTTANLAGVPITTYIGQVYSWRVSYGIIATLGIISTIAISLWVPKLEADTTTNTKKQLAFFKTPIAWVLVALISIGTGGLFAWISYIKPMMMNIPMIPESNIPFIMTLVGLGMFLGNFVGGKIADTFSPSKAVIFSFLSMAICLIVVYYTVHIQWMAYVMSLVTGLVAFTIGSPLQMMLIKSAKGSEMLAASAGQASFNIGNALGASLGGLPISYGLGYNSPEWVGAGLACCGAVLAYTFVQMQKKVA, encoded by the coding sequence ATGAACAAAAGTTTAATTGCCTTAGCAATCGGAGGTCTTGCGATTGGAATGACTGAATTTTCAATGATGGGGCTTCTGTCAAATTTAGCGGATGACTTAGCGATTAGTATTCCTAAAGCGGGGAATTTTATTTCCATATACGCAATTGGTGTTGTCGTTGGTGCTCCTTTATTGGTAATGTCTTCAAATAAATATGCTCCTCATAAAGTGCTTATGGCATTAATGTTAATGTTCTCATTATTCCATACATTGTTTGTCTTATCTCCAGGCTATACAACTTTATTGATTACAAGATTTATGTCTGGACTACCACACGGAGCATTCTTTGGAGTGGGGTCTGTAGTAGCTACACGTCTTGCTAAACCAGGTAAAGAGGCACAAGCTGTAGCCATTATGTTTGCAGGACTAACCACGGCAAATTTAGCCGGAGTACCTATCACAACGTACATTGGACAAGTGTATTCTTGGCGAGTTTCTTATGGTATTATTGCAACATTAGGAATTATATCTACTATAGCTATTTCCTTGTGGGTACCAAAGTTAGAAGCCGATACAACTACCAATACAAAAAAGCAATTAGCTTTCTTTAAAACACCTATTGCCTGGGTTTTAGTAGCCTTAATTTCAATAGGAACAGGTGGTCTTTTTGCATGGATTAGTTATATCAAACCAATGATGATGAATATTCCGATGATACCGGAATCAAATATTCCTTTCATTATGACGCTTGTAGGTCTTGGAATGTTTTTAGGAAACTTTGTTGGTGGAAAAATTGCAGATACTTTTTCTCCTTCAAAAGCAGTCATTTTCTCATTCTTATCAATGGCAATTTGTTTAATAGTAGTATATTATACTGTTCATATCCAATGGATGGCTTATGTGATGTCTTTGGTTACAGGATTAGTAGCATTTACAATTGGTTCTCCTTTACAAATGATGTTAATCAAAAGTGCTAAAGGCTCAGAAATGCTTGCTGCATCAGCAGGTCAAGCATCGTTTAATATCGGAAATGCATTAGGTGCTTCTTTAGGAGGATTGCCAATTAGCTATGGATTAGGATATAATTCTCCAGAATGGGTAGGAGCAGGATTAGCTTGTTGTGGAGCAGTTTTAGCTTACACTTTTGTTCAAATGCAAAAGAAAGTAGCGTAA
- a CDS encoding NADH:flavin oxidoreductase/NADH oxidase yields MKKLFTPLILKNHTLKNRVVVSPMCQYSAENGYATDWHLVHLGQYAIGQVAAIIQEATAVVPEGRITYADLGIWDDTHIEKLKQITSFIKQQNCVPGIQLGHAGRKASCEKPWINRNQIAPSQINGWQTVSSSDVPFNLEDVQPKALSKEEIANTIEAFKQATRRAIEAGYEIIELHGAHGYLIHQFFSPLINKRTDEYGGSFENRIRFATELVAAIKPEITTQSLWIRISATDWAEGGWNVEESVKLAKILKEMGVEVIDVSSGGAVRHQNITSGPNYQVPFAEIIKKQSNLITGTVGLIKTGIQAEDILQEEKADFILLGREFLRDPHFVMNAAVELNEDIAWAPQYERGKE; encoded by the coding sequence ATGAAAAAGCTATTTACCCCTTTAATACTGAAAAATCACACTTTAAAAAATAGAGTTGTGGTTTCGCCTATGTGTCAATACTCTGCTGAAAATGGTTATGCTACAGATTGGCATTTGGTACACCTTGGACAATATGCCATCGGACAAGTTGCTGCAATTATTCAAGAGGCAACTGCTGTAGTTCCCGAAGGTAGAATTACCTATGCTGATTTAGGAATTTGGGATGATACACATATTGAAAAGTTGAAACAGATTACCTCTTTTATCAAACAACAAAATTGTGTACCTGGAATTCAGTTAGGGCACGCAGGAAGAAAAGCAAGTTGTGAAAAACCTTGGATTAACAGAAACCAGATTGCTCCTTCTCAAATAAATGGTTGGCAAACGGTATCAAGTAGTGATGTTCCTTTTAATTTAGAAGATGTTCAACCAAAAGCCTTGTCAAAAGAAGAAATTGCAAATACAATCGAAGCTTTTAAACAAGCAACACGCAGAGCAATTGAAGCAGGTTATGAAATCATTGAACTTCATGGAGCACATGGGTACTTAATTCATCAATTCTTCTCTCCGTTAATAAACAAAAGAACGGATGAGTATGGTGGTAGTTTTGAAAATAGAATTCGTTTTGCCACAGAACTTGTTGCTGCAATTAAACCAGAAATAACAACACAATCGTTGTGGATTAGAATATCTGCTACAGATTGGGCTGAAGGAGGATGGAATGTTGAAGAAAGTGTGAAGTTGGCAAAAATTCTAAAAGAAATGGGGGTTGAAGTAATTGATGTTAGTTCAGGTGGAGCTGTACGTCATCAAAACATAACTTCTGGACCAAACTATCAAGTGCCTTTTGCTGAAATAATTAAAAAACAATCAAACCTTATTACAGGAACGGTTGGTTTAATAAAAACAGGAATACAAGCTGAAGATATCCTTCAAGAAGAAAAAGCTGATTTTATTCTATTAGGACGCGAATTTTTAAGAGATCCACACTTTGTAATGAATGCTGCTGTAGAACTAAATGAAGATATTGCTTGGGCTCCTCAATATGAACGTGGAAAAGAATAA